The Arachis duranensis cultivar V14167 chromosome 2, aradu.V14167.gnm2.J7QH, whole genome shotgun sequence genome has a window encoding:
- the LOC107475002 gene encoding probable glutathione S-transferase: MAAEQEEGLKLLGVRASPFSHRVQLALKLKGVQHEYLQENLENKSQLLLKYNPIYKKVPVLLHKEKPIIESLVIIEYIDETWDGYKILPHEPYRRALARFWAIFIAEKCMYTIWTTAWTFDEEKREKGTEEVSEILKTLENELKDKLFFGGDALGFVDIVGVFLAFWFPILHQVLGLPQLVVIENFPKLYDWSQRLLDLNVVKETLPPKEDVFAAFSANLQRSNNATK; the protein is encoded by the exons ATGGCAGCAGAGCAAGAAGAGGGATTGAAGCTTTTGGGAGTCAGAGCAAGCCCATTTAGTCACAGAGTGCAGCTAGCTCTGAAGCTGAAGGGAGTCCAACATGAATACCTTCAAGAGAATCTTGAAAATAAGAGCCAGCTACTTCTCAAATACAACCCTATTTACAAGAAGGTGCCTGTATTGCTTCACAAGGAGAAGCCCATAATAGAGTCTCTTGTGATTATTGAATATATTGATGAGACTTGGGATGGGTACAAGATCTTGCCTCACGAACCTTACCGAAGAGCCTTGGCTCGGTTCTGGGCCATCTTTATCGCTGAAAAg TGCATGTATACTATATGGACAACCGCGTGGACCTTTGATGAGGAAAAACGTGAGAAGGGCACTGAAGAAGTGAGTGAGATTTTGAAGACTCTTGAGAATGAACTCAAAGACAAGTTGTTCTTTGGAGGAGATGCACTTGGGTTTGTGGACATTGTTGGTGTCTTCTTGGCTTTTTGGTTCCCTATATTACATCAAGTTCTGGGGTTGCCTCAATTGGTAGTCATTGAGAATTTTCCGAAGCTTTATGATTGGAGCCAAAGACTTCTTGACCTTAATGTTGTCAAAGAAACTCTGCCTCCTAAAGAAGATGTTTTTGCTGCCTTCAGTGCTAACCTCCAAAGGAGCAATAACGCTACAAAATAG